A single region of the Lotus japonicus ecotype B-129 chromosome 4, LjGifu_v1.2 genome encodes:
- the LOC130710622 gene encoding transcription factor SRM1-like: MTVDEVGSSSSEWSREQDKAFENALATYPEDDSDRWEKIAADVPGKTLEEIKHHYELLVDDVNQIDSGCVPVPSYNSFSEGSRSHASDEGAGKKGGHPWNYNSESNHGTKASRSDQERRKGIAWTEEEHRLFLLGLDKYGKGDWRSISRNFVVTRTPTQVASHAQKYFIRLNSMNKDRRRSSIHDITSVNNGDISAPQGPITGQANDSAENSSGKSSKQTPPTPTGAPGVGIYGVPTIGQPVGGPLVSAVGTPVNLAGPAHMAYGLRAPVPGAVVPGAPMNLGHVPYPMPHTSAHR, from the exons ATGACTGTGGATGAAGTAGGTAGTAGTAGCTCTGAGTGGAGCAGAGAGCAGGATAAAGCATTTGAAAATGCCTTGGCAACTTATCCTGAGGATGATTCAGATCGATGGGAGAAGATTGCGGCTGATGTACCGGGGAAAACTTTAGAAGAGATTAAACATCATTATGAGCTTTTGGTTGATGATGTTAACCAGATTGATTCTGGTTGTGTACCTGTGCCATCTTATAATTCCTTTTCCGAGGGCTCAAGAAGCCATGCTAGTGATGAAGGAGCTGGAAAGAAGGGGGGCCATCCTTGGAACTACAACAGTGAGTCTAACCATGGAACTAAGGCTTCGAGATCTGATCAGGAGCGACGAAAGGGTATTGCTTGGACTGAGGAAGAACACAG ATTGTTTCTTCTTGGTTTGGATAAGTATGGAAAAGGTGACTGGCGAAGTATATCAAGGAACTTTGTGGTGACAAGAACACCAACACAAGTAGCAAGCCATGCCCAAAAGTACTTCATTCGTTTGAATTCGATGAATAAAGATAGAAGGCGATCCAGTATACATGATATCACCAGTGTGAACAATGGAGACATTTCAGCTCCTCAAGGACCAATAACTGGTCAGGCAAATGATTCTGCAGAAAATTCATCTGGAAAATCATCCAAACAAACCCCTCCAACCCCAACTGGGGCCCCAGGTGTTGGAATATATGGTGTTCCTACCATTGGACAACCTGTCGGAGGACCCCTTGTATCTGCAGTCGGCACCCCAGTTAATCTTGCTGGCCCGGCACACATGGCATATGGTCTTAGAGCCCCGGTTCCTGGGGCTGTGGTTCCTGGGGCACCAATGAACTTGGGTCATGTTCCATACCCAATGCCTCATACATCTGCTCATAGGTGA